The nucleotide window TAGTTGCACGCttcatgagctcctcccattgcaATGGGGATCCCATGACAGTAAGAATTAGTTGTCTAATATTCTCAATTGTGGGTGTGATTACACTCAAACCATCCCTAGCAACAAGGTTCAGTATGTGACAAGCACACCTCACATGGAAGAATAGTCCATCACATATCAAAGCCGTTCAACTAGCATTGGCCCTTAGATCAGAGATGATGTCTTTGACTGCTACTTCATTTGCTGATGCATTGTCCAAGGTCAGAGCAAACATTCTCTTGTCAATATACCACTTAACCATAAGTTCAGTAAATGCCTCAGAGAGCTTTGTACCGGTATGATGGCCCTGTACATGCACAAGGTTCATAATCCTTTTCTAGATATACCAATTGTCATCTATCCAATGTACAGTTACACACATGTATGACTTGTTCTGATTTGAAGTCCACATGTCCATGGTGGCACTAAACCGACAAGAGACAGATTTGAACATGCTATACAACCTCTCCTTTTTAGCTAAGAACATGTTCATAATTTCTTTCCTAATGGTAACACAAGATCTGATTGGAAAGGTAGGACGCAGGGATTTGAGGAAATCAACAAAATACTCATGCTCAGATATATTAAATGGGTACTCATGCATGACTATTGCTAAGTAAAACTTTCTCAAGCTAGCCTCTTCATCATACCTATATGGTACCACAGCATTCATGTCTTTCCCCCCAACTTTttccactttgagctgctgctggCCCTTCACTATACTATGTGACACCCTCAGATGGGTCCAAAATCCAGTTGTTCCGTAGTTGCTCTCACATCTACCCTTGTGATTGCATTTGGGCCAATCGCAATAAGCCCACATCTGAACATATGTCTTGCCATTATCCTCAATGACCACTCTCTTCTTGGTAAAGTACTGCCATACATTGGATGTGCACCTCTTGTGCCTCTTTCCACAAGGTACATCTCCCTCTTGCACAGGCTCATCACTGTTAATGCTGATTGCACTTGTAGTACTTGTTCCAGCAGCAACAAAACCTCTATCACTTGCACCAATAGCACCTATGTCACTTGCAATAGCAGCACCTAGATCACTCGCACCAGCAACACATATGTCACTTGCAATGGCAGCACCACTGCCACCAGCACCTTCTAGGCCAGCACCACCTGAACCACTGCCACCAACACCACCTAAACCTGAACCACTGCCACCTTGACTTGGACTAGATGTAGGAGTTGCACTTGCAGATGATACAGACAGACATATACCAAGATCTTTACCACAATTACCAGGGCTTTCACTTGACCTCTTAGATCATGCCAAGACAAGAATAGAACACAACAATATGAATCTAAGACACCAGTATGAATCAAAATGACCAAAGTAATTGGACCTTGCTCAATTACTTTTACTCATGCATctgttggttgcaattgcaatatGAATCTAAAACATTCATTTGGGAATCAAAATGACAGTAGCAATTGGACCTTACTCAATTACTTTTACTCATGCATCTGTTAGTTTGATAGTTTCATCTAACACACAAGCAATAAAACATAAGGGGACAATATCCATCTGTTAGTTTCATCCCTAACAACAAGCAATCCCATGTAGTGATTCGCACATCTAACATCTTTGCCAATAAATGAAACATACACTAATTCACACATCTTTACTTGCCGTTGGAAAAGGCGCGAGGGTGCTTCTGTTCACCGGCGGGGGTGGCTCTAGGAAGAGGCGGTGCTTGGAGGCAGATGAGGCAGATGTAGAACCAGAAGCTTGCTCACTTGGTGGTGGCTTCATCTTGGCGTCTGGGCTGCCTCCCTAGCCCCCCAAGTCATGGATCTATTATTGCCTCGTCGGGCAGTAGCGGCCACCGGCCAGGCAAGGCACCAAGGACCGAGGGAGGCCAGGCCGCTAGGTGCTAGGAGCCTAGGAGAGGAGAGCTAGAAGGTGCTTGAGAGTTGAGAGAGACTAAGAGTCTGAGAGGGAGAGCCGAAGAGGAGGGAATGCGGCACGGGCGAGTTGCGGTGGGCGGCGGTGTGCGGCTTGCGGCGTGCGGGTGAGTTGAGAGAGACTGCCGAAGCCGAAGAGGCAAAGATTGGGGATTTGGGGTTGGCCCCATGGCTGCTTAGGGTTTGCGGCGTGCGGGCGAGTTGAAAGACTTACGGCATGGGGTTTCAGGGTTTGGGCGACGGACGTGGCCGTGTGGCGTGGGGTTTGGGCAGGCCAGCGGGGTGAGTTGGGCCGTTTGCATGGAGGCCTTGAAAATAGGAATTTCATGCGGTAGTTTCCTGAACAAATACGGGATCCACTAATTCGGTCAGGAAATCACTCTAACCAATTTCGACACCGGATTTGCCGTATTTTCCCGGATTTCTTCCCAAATCCATTTTTTCTGAGAAAACGATATTCGGTCGGGATTTTTGGTATTCGGTGTTGGTTGGTATGGGAATTTCCCGTTCCCATTTTCATCCATAGTTGCACGCttcatgagctcctcccattgcaATGGGGATCCCATGACAGCAAGAACTAGTTGTCTAATATTCTCAATTGTGGGTGTGATTACACTCAAACCATCCCTAGCAACAAGGTTCAGTATGTGACAAGCACACCTCACATGGAAGAATAGTCCATCACATATCAAAGCCATTGAACTAGCATTGGCCCTTAGATCAGAGATGATGTCTTTGACTGCTACTTCATTTGCTGATGCATTGTCCAAGGTCAGAGCAAACATTCTCTTGTCAATATACCACTTGACCATAAGTTCAGTAAATGCCTCAGAGAGCTTTGTACCGGTATGATGGCCCTGTACATGCACAAAGTTCACAATCCTTTTCTAGATATACCAATTGTCATCTATCCAATGTACAGTTACACACATGTATGACTTGTTCTGATTTGAAGTCCACATGTCCATGGTGGCACTAAACCGATAAGAGATAGATTTGAACATGCTATACAACCTCTCCTTTTTAGCTAAGAACATGTTCATAATTTCTTTCCTAATGGTAACACGAGATCTGATTGGAAAGGTAGGACGTAGGGATTTGAGGAAATCAACAAAATACTCATGCTCAGATATATTAAATGGGTACTCATGCATGACTATTGCCAAGTAAAACTTTCTCAAGCTAGCCTCTTCATCATACCTGTATGGTACCACAACAGTCATGTCTTTCCCCCCATCTTTTTCCACTTTGAGCTGCTACTGGCCCTTCACTATACTATGTGACACCCTCAGATGGGTCCAAAATCTAGTTGTTCCATAGTTGCTCTCACATCTGCCCTTGTGATTGCATTTGGGCCAATCGCAATAAGCCCACATCTGAACATATGTCTTGCCATTATCCTCAACGACCACTCTCTTCTTGGTAAAGTACTGCCATACATTGGATGTGCACCTCTTGTGCCTCTTTCCAGAAGGTACATCTCCCTCTTGCATAGGCTCATCGCCATCAATGCTGATTGCACTTGCAGTACTTGTTCCAGCCGCAACAAAAACCTCTATCACTTGCACCAGAAGCACCTATGTCACTTGCAACAGCGGCACCTAGATCACTCGCACTAGCAACACATATGTCACTTGCAATGGTAGCACCACTGCCACCAGCACCTTCTAGGCTAGCACCACCTGAACCACTGCCACCAGCACCACCTGAACCTAAACCACTGCCACCAGCAGCAGCACTGCCACCTTGACTTGGACTAGATGCAGGAGTTGCACTTGCAGATGATATAGACAAACATATACCAAGATCTTTACCACAATTACCAGGGCTTTCACTTGACCTCTTAGATCCTGCCAAGATAAGAATAGAACACTACAATATGAATCTAAGACACTAGTATGAATCAAAATGACCAAAGTAATTGGACCTTACTCAATTACTTTTACTCATGCATctgttggttgcaattgcaatatGAATCTAAAACATTCATTTGGGAATCAAAATGATAGTAGCAATTGGACCTTACTCAATTACTTTTACTCATGCATCTGTTAGTTTGATAGTTTCATCTAACACACAAGCAATAAAACATAAGGGGATAATATTCATCTGTTAGTTTTATCCCTAACAACAAGCAATCCCATGTAGTGATTCACACATCTAACATCTTTGCCAATAAATGAAACATACACTAATTCACACATCTTTACCTGCCGTTGGAAAAGGCGCGAGGGTGCTGCTGTTCATCGGTGGGGGTGGCTCCAGGAAGAGGCGGCGCTTGAAGGCGGATGAGGCAGATGCAGAACCAGAAGCTTGCTCACTTGGTGGTGGCTTCATCTTGGCGTCCGGCCTACCTCCCTAGCCCCCCATGTCGTGGATCTGTTGTCGCCTCATCGGACGGTGGTGGCCACCGGCCAGGCAAGGCACCAGGAGGGACCGAGGGAGGCCAGGCCGCCAGGCGCCAGGAGCCAAGGAGAGGAGAGCTAGAGAGGCGCTTGAGAGTTGAGAGAGACTGAGAGTCTGAGAGGGAGAGCTGGAGAGGAGGGAATGCGGCATGGGCGAGTTGTGGTGGGTGGCGACGTGCGGCGTGCGGCGTGCGGCGTGCGGGCGAGTTGAGAGAGACTGCCAAAGCCGAAGAGGCGAAGATTGGGGATTTGGGGTTGGCCCCGTGACTGCTTAGGGTTTGCGGCGTGTGGGCGAGTTGAAAGATTTGTGGCGTGGGGTTTCACGGTTTGGGCGACGGACGTGGCCACGCGGCGTGGGGTTTGGGTGGGCCGGCGGGGTGAGTTGGGCTGTTTGCATGGAGGCCTTGAAAACAAGAATTTCCTGCGGTAGTTTCCCGAACAAATATGGGATCCGCTAATTCGGTCAGGAAATCACTCTAACCGATTTCGACATCGGATTCACCATATTTTCTCGGATTTCTTCCTGAATCTGTTTTTTCTCGAGAAAACGATATTCGGTCAGGATTTTTGGTATTCGGTGTCGGTCGATACGGGAATTTCCCGTTCCCATTTTCATCCATACAGCTGAACGTAGCTGGCTTCGATGACAGCGGGACCAGAAACGTTTGCGACCGTTTGATTTTCGTGGGAGGGAAACACAGAGGTTCAGAACCCAAACGAGCAGGCAAGGAGCGCAGGAACTAGACCGCTTGGTGCATTGGCTTTCAGCCTTGCGCGCCACCGACCAGTATCAAATGGTGCATTTTTGAGTGAACTATCAAATGGTGCATTTGTTACAATAACATCTCCTACAATTAAAAAGAACAAAATGACACTTTTTGGTACGACATTTGTTTTGGGTCTGCCTGTCCCATGCGATCCCACAACATCTCCCGCATGCTGCGTCCTTTGTGCGATCCCACACCCCTCGCTCTATCCCGCCCACCCTCACCGCGCCGCTGCTGCACGCGCCCACCCGGCTCCCGCGCCCGATCGCAACTTTCTTTGTGCCCGTGCATTGATGCCGTTGCTACGGGATACACCAGTGACGAGGCCGGCTCCCTCCACGCGTGCCTCGCCAACGCCGATCCAGGACGCCCGCGCCTCCGAGATCTTTGCGGGCCACCGCACCGCTTGGATGGATACCGAGTGTCACCTCCAGGtccacgccaccgccgccgccgctgccggggaCGAGGCCGCCTCCCTCCATGCGCGCCTCACCGACGCCGAGGCCGTGCCACGCATCCCACCTGCGTTGCACAACACCAGGCTCAAAACCAATGTACACACCGTGTCACATTCCCCGCGTTCAACAAAAATATGCAATCAATTCGCCCATCTTAGCTTAACCCTATACGAATCGCAGACTAATTGTGCTTTCGTTTTCGATTGCCCAGACAGAATCGTTGATCGAGATGTTGCGGAAGCTGCGGAGCCTGAACCTCCGCGCGTGACCAGTGGCTGTCGTTATGGTGGAGTGACAGCCCCCTCCCAATCCCCCACCCCCCACCTTGGTCGTGCGTGCCTACATCCTTCTCTTCTTCAGCGAGACGAGCCGGCGCCGGTCGGTCGGCCACCAGCAAGGTTCACGAGCGGTCGCTTGAGGAGGACATTGTTGTGATAAGGTGATGCGTTCTTGCTCTTAGCTCGCCTATTTTCCTTGCCAGTCTTCACCTAGGCGTTCAGTGCAATCGGTTAGTCAGTTATGTGTGTTCTTTTTTACATCGATGCTGGTGGAATTGTAGAATAGTGTATTTGAATGTTCGACCATGCGAATAAGAGAATCACTAACTAATGAAACATTACGCATCTGATGCTATAGTTTTGGGGGTTGAGATACAAAATAAGGTTGGGCACTTAATTATGGATCAAGGGTACCCAGCTTATATATTTCTGAATCTAAATTGTAGGTTCATATGTCAGTGTCATGAAATTGAAAACTGATAGTTGTAGCATAGGAGTTGGGCAGAATCATTTTTTGATTTTTCTGCTACTATAGGTCACTTGATTATTTCTCCGTGGCATTATCCGGGCATAGATATTTATTTATTGGTTTCATTTTTGCCATGTAGGCAGATTGATGGCAATGGAGGGGACCTATTTTATGTTGTCCTTCGATGCAAGTGGAACTGTCTGCTGTTGTGCTAATCAACAACTCCCTGACCAAATCCAGGCAGCTTGGGACTGCATTGTTTGGTGCCATTTCAAAATACTAGGAACATTTCAAGATTCATTTCTCCCATCACAGCCATCTACAAAGAACATAGGTCCATGTTGGACAGCTCGTCTTCTGATAGCAATGGATACATGGCTGGGAACTTTAGCGAGAGTGACGAAGATTAGTTAACTTCTAATGTGCTAGAAGCAGGTAATTCTTCACACAAGGTGTTCTGCTTTTATATGGAGAATGCCATGCTACATTCAAGTTTTACTTAGGCTTTGTTTATTTGCTATGCTAGACTTAATTTTCCGATGTGATCAGTTGTTTGACTTCTATGTTCTACTCGTTTAGCACAAGTATCTTACTATGTGAATAAAAAATCTAAATGCTTTCCATTGCAGTTTGTAGTTTATATTGTAATTGTACTGAAATTTGAAGCCATTTTTTTATTGGTTTGTATTTCAAAACCCACTATTTTTTTAAGAGTTGGAAATGACAAATGTATTTGAGCTGGATTTGGAATTCTCATATTGGATATGGCAAGGACTCAGTTCGTTCGGATATGGCCTATCCGATTCTTTATTTGGTGTCTTTTCTAGATGCGGCAGATACCAAACCAATAGAACAAAAATTTTGGAAAGAACGATTGGAGTAGTCAGTCAAACACAAATATTTTGCCATCCCAGATTTAACAAGGTGATTCAACTAACTAAAAAACAGCCTGACAATTGATGATTCCTATATTGCTGATGGTCTACAACTATTCAATGGGAGTACATCATTTTCTTTAACTACTCTGTATCAGCCATCTCGAATATCACTAAGGCACTGGTCACTAGTCACCACTCACCAGTATTTGATCTCTGAAACTATTGCCTTTCAGACTGCAAATGGAAGGCACAAGCAGGGAACATTTGTGTTAGGTCATTCTTTTTTTAAGACCACAAGACATGTCATTCAACTGCAAGTGTAGTGAGTTATATTAGGATGTACTccatctgtcccaaaatagatgaCAATTGTCTAGATTGTAGATTCATAGCTAAAGTGTCATCTATTTTAAGACGGAGCGAGTAACTTAGTTGTCTGGTAGCTTGCACTTGAGTCAAAACTATACTTTGCAAGTATCATGAGGGCATGTTtcaaaaatctgacatgtcattgTTTCTGAATTATAGGCTACTcccatggttggaggatggccaTGCAGTTTCTTTGCACCCATAcaacttccatgaagcattgagGTCCTGGGATCGTACGACTAGGAGGTCATATAGTGTGGAGGGGATGATCAAGGAGCAGAGCTTGTTTACGAGGGGGTGGTCGAGCATGGGATGATGCTTTGATGGTGTTGAAAACTTTAGACATATAGAGGTTCACTGGAACTGGATGGTGCTCGGGAGGTAGTAAACCTGACAGCCATCAACCTCAATGAAGAGTTGATGCTTTTCTTTGCCAAGCAAATTTAAAAACCCTATGTTATAAGGTGGACAAAACTTGATTTTGTGGTTTCCTAATAAGATAGTTTTTCTTGTGATATGGTTTGAAGTTTACCCCAGAAAATTTCCCCTGAAATGGCATTATTTACTCTACTTGTGCTTTTATTTCCATGTGTATTAACATTTGCTTCTAttttcattgtaatccatttatctgaacaatgtttgaggtgagggtacggttacagtttttagtagctttgcgatattgtccgaagctatgagatgattgatagcttgcaatgatcctttcattaatttatttttctatctatgtttaattgtttattcagtctattttataggcacgccggtagataatagatgacaaaattcaagcatccataatttatctctttaACTTTGAGCATgggttttgttttattttttaattgatatattgtccttttgTTTTTACCTTAGCGTTAGCACATGCATGCACgaaaaacgaagatgtctttacactatagaaatctttcaagaacaacatgcatagattattcttgtattgaatattatatatatacaatcacctaaatattctaattaaactacaaaattttgaattagatacgaggtaagacatgcaaacagatatttcaaaactatcGGTAGAATcgaaagaacttaataaataaatccttctggaGGCTATGCAAATTCTCTCTgatctttcatttggtgtagttagtgttatcatagtacctgcatatattcatgaaaaataaatcaTATTATTAGGGCAGTATAAGTCTTCCTCCAAAGATCAGGCAACTCCTTCAACCCTAGAAATTATATCAATTGATTGCTGGAGAGAACGATGTAAGGTAGAGATGTCAATATTcttgaggcagatcacataaaggatAAGAGTCtctctatgagattgctcacaagagactcaaacttatatctaaTCATGGTAATATTAAATTGATTTACTATCAAAAGCATCGCCAATGATAAACGGGGACgtaggttttagtatgcatagtgaaGAAAAACTCAACCTTGAccttctcagcagcttttctAAGTCCTTTGTAGTGTTAACTTGTCCTTAttcagatagtcaagaggtgtaccataaaattatgcaccattaagaaaagtgtcaccattggttgccttgatctgaaaaatgtgtcgaaattaagaattacaacacctaattcaacatctcggaacagacactcaagtggataccttattctacaatatatgtctgtgttgaatagtcctaaagccacacatatttatacggtgagtataacatattTTGTTTTAAGATTttgtgagagattttttaagacatgTAGTATTATTCATATGACAGACACTAAtgtttacatatatactcgaacctatgtgtacaagattatatggacatgcagcggaacttatttatgaatttattggcgcatgaaagaaatggatatcggagaattctttccgccgatataaaatattatcttagtcgtatcacgaaaaagtctatacagtagagtttgtgagcctgcggcgtcgcgctctccgtgaccgtattaatttcacgaactttgttttttgaattaaatatcactttaacgttggatatttaatttcacagtagtGTTATCCTATCTTGCGATCCGtatatttttagtacaaaagatgtagttgtcccgtagcaacgcacggacatgcTACCTAGTTATAGAAAGGAGTAAATGGTTCATCACATTGCTAtacgggcctgttcgcttgaacttatcagccggcttatcagctagaatttatagtatttttcgctcacaacaaaacagcttcagtcgacttatcagccggctttaataccagccaaaTAGGTCTGAACCGATGTAAGTCTCTATACAATATTTTCCCCCTCCTCTTACAATTCATTTTGATTGCTCTTTTAGGCATACGAGTAGCTAGATCAGCATGATAGAAATGTGCAAAGAACACACATCAGTGAGC belongs to Miscanthus floridulus cultivar M001 chromosome 4, ASM1932011v1, whole genome shotgun sequence and includes:
- the LOC136549089 gene encoding uncharacterized protein, yielding MKPPPSEQASGSASASSAFKRRLFLEPPPPMNSSTLAPFPTAGSKRSSESPGNCGKDLGICLSISSASATPASSPSQGGSAAAGGSGLGSGGAGGSGSGGASLEGAGGSGATIASDICVASASDLGAAVASDIGASGASDRGFCCGWNKYCKCNQH